In one window of Ignisphaera sp. DNA:
- a CDS encoding ABC transporter substrate-binding protein translates to MDMKYLGLIIIIAIVMLIGGYYIGQTTAPTTITTITATVTYTHVVEKTITPSPIYATLTVIETLTVVQETPISIVDALGRSIVFEKTPERVVSLAPSITEILFALGLGNRVVGVTSYCNYPPEVLRLVEEGKIAVIGGYWTPDVEKILALKPDLVIGSSGTRPHIQLRERVEEVGIKIVYIKGSGATNIYEIYEDIATIAKIFGVEDTARKIIQDIDNEIRYVTQKLGEANVAKLKVLQLAGPPSWGLYSAGGDTFIGWVISTAGGINIAQRFTGWPQLDYEFVIAENPDVIIVSAMGANYTAIIEEIRGTPLADTKAFKEGRVYLLDKEANDILVRPGPRVGKAVVLVAKILYPEIFGEPDTPIVYRMHK, encoded by the coding sequence ATGGATATGAAGTATCTAGGACTCATAATTATTATAGCAATAGTTATGCTTATAGGAGGCTACTACATTGGTCAGACTACAGCACCTACAACCATCACCACAATTACTGCTACTGTTACGTATACACATGTGGTTGAGAAAACAATTACACCATCACCTATATATGCAACTCTAACAGTTATTGAAACTCTAACAGTTGTTCAAGAAACTCCTATATCTATAGTTGATGCTTTAGGTAGAAGTATTGTTTTCGAGAAAACTCCAGAGAGAGTTGTTTCATTAGCTCCATCTATAACAGAGATACTGTTTGCTCTAGGTCTTGGAAATAGAGTTGTTGGTGTGACTAGCTACTGTAACTATCCACCAGAAGTATTGAGACTTGTAGAAGAAGGTAAGATAGCTGTTATAGGTGGTTACTGGACACCCGATGTAGAGAAGATACTTGCTCTCAAACCTGATCTAGTTATAGGATCTTCGGGTACAAGACCACATATACAGCTTAGAGAAAGAGTTGAAGAAGTAGGAATAAAGATTGTGTACATAAAAGGATCTGGAGCAACCAATATCTATGAAATATATGAAGATATAGCTACAATAGCGAAGATATTTGGGGTAGAAGATACAGCTAGAAAAATCATACAGGATATAGATAACGAAATAAGGTACGTTACTCAAAAACTAGGTGAAGCTAATGTAGCGAAACTAAAGGTTCTTCAACTTGCAGGTCCACCTAGCTGGGGACTCTATAGCGCTGGTGGAGATACATTCATTGGATGGGTTATATCAACTGCAGGAGGAATCAATATAGCGCAGAGGTTTACTGGATGGCCTCAACTTGATTATGAGTTCGTGATTGCAGAAAATCCTGATGTGATTATAGTAAGCGCTATGGGTGCAAACTATACAGCAATAATAGAAGAGATTAGAGGAACACCTCTAGCCGATACTAAAGCGTTTAAAGAGGGTAGGGTATATCTATTGGATAAAGAGGCTAACGATATATTGGTTAGACCTGGTCCTAGAGTAGGTAAAGCTGTTGTACTTGTCGCTAAGATACTCTATCCAGAGATATTTGGTGAACCAGATACACCTATAGTCTATAGGATGCATAAGTAA